Proteins found in one Anas acuta chromosome 4 unlocalized genomic scaffold, bAnaAcu1.1 SUPER_4_unloc_1, whole genome shotgun sequence genomic segment:
- the LOC137848773 gene encoding coiled-coil domain-containing protein 138-like isoform X30: MKKQHGTKRSQLRQPFRKMTDENNELRSSLNSLRENNELLKTQQHETKMSQLRETLRKMTDENKQHETKMSQLRETLRKMTDENNELRSSLNSLRENNELLKTQHETKMSQLRETLRKMTDENNELRSSLNSLRENNELLKTQLLRISKVYDPLTILMDWISDQHLSKIEIQEEREGSEKPQCAKENYTLENCMKLLPMVTGQLQWMPFVDPKLHMSVIQFIYWSLRQIDTGSQDASMTATMERLAEVILKGAVQKGSMQKWTKKSTRSKPKAAHFFKSSSMPLRFLSTLVVLRTAKRMDYLTQAFRSLCVDLKTDEGKILFLQYRCVPIILSHLTISKKCLLFIALNALVEMAMNNDKSE; encoded by the exons CAGCATGGGACAAAAAGGAGCCAACTGAGACAACCCTTTAGAAAAATGACTGATGAAAATAACGAACTGAGGTCATCGCTTAACTCTCTGAGGGAAAATAACGAATTGCTAAAAACCCA GCAGCATGAGACAAAAATGAGCCAACTGAGAGAAACCTTGAGAAAAATGACTGATGAAAATAA GCAGCATGAGACAAAAATGAGCCAACTGAGAGAAACCTTGAGAAAAATGACTGATGAAAATAACGAACTGAGGTCATCGCTTAACTCTCTGAGGGAAAATAACGAATTGCTAAAAACCCAG CATGAGACAAAAATGAGCCAACTGAGAGAAACCTTGAGAAAAATGACTGATGAAAATAACGAACTGAGGTCATCGCTTAACTCTCTGAGGGAAAATAACGAATTGCTAAAAACCCAG TTACTACGGATTTCAAAAGTTTACGACCCCTTAACTATTCTTATGGACTGGATCTCAGACCAACACCTTAGCAAAATAGAAATacaagaagagagagagggcAGTGAGAAACCTCAGTGTGCTAAAGAAAACTACACTCTAGAAAATTGTATGAAG cttttgccTATGGTCACTGGACAGCTCCAGTGGATGCCATTTGTGGATCCTAAACTACATATGTCTGTGATTCAATTTATCTACTGGTCTCTAAGGCAGATAGACACTGGTAGTCAG GATGCAAGCATGACAGCAACAATGGAGAGACTTGCAGAAGTTATTCTCAAAGGCGCAGTACAAAAGGGAAGCATGCAAAAATGGACTAAAAAGTCTACACGGAGTAAACCAAAAGCTgcacatttctttaaaagctcCTCTATGCCTTTGAGGTTTCTGTCAACTTTAGTTGTGCTTAGAACAGCAAAACGAA TGGATTACCTGACTCAGGCATTTCGTTCCCTTTGCGTGGACTTGAAGACAGATGAAGGAAAGATCTTATTTTTGCAATACCGATGTGTGCCTATCATACTAAGCCACTTAACTATATCcaaaaaatgtctcctttttATTGCACTTAATGCATTAGTTGAGATGGCCATGAACAACGATAAAAGTgagtaa
- the LOC137848773 gene encoding coiled-coil domain-containing protein 138-like isoform X19 — MKKHETKMSQLRETLRKMTDENNELRSSLNSLRENNELLKTQQHETKMSQLRETLRKMTDENKQHETKMSQLRETLRKMTDENNELRSSLNSLRENNELLKTQHETKMSQLRETLRKMTDENNELRSSLNSLRENNELLKTQHETKMSQLRETLRKMTDENNELRSSLNSLRENNELLKTQHETKMSQLRETLRKMTDENNELRSSLNSLRENNELLKTQHETKMSQLRETLRKMTDENNELRSSLNSLRENNELLKTQHETKMSQLRETLRKMTDENNELRSSLNSLRENNELLKTQQHGTKRSQLRQPFRKMTDENNELRSSLNSLRENNELLKTQQHETKMSQLRETLRKMTDENKQHETKMSQLRETLRKMTDENNELRSSLNSLRENNELLKTQHETKMSQLRETLRKMTDENNELRSSLNSLRENNELLKTQLLRISKVYDPLTILMDWISDQHLSKIEIQEEREGSEKPQCAKENYTLENCMKLLPMVTGQLQWMPFVDPKLHMSVIQFIYWSLRQIDTGSQDASMTATMERLAEVILKGAVQKGSMQKWTKKSTRSKPKAAHFFKSSSMPLRFLSTLVVLRTAKRMDYLTQAFRSLCVDLKTDEGKILFLQYRCVPIILSHLTISKKCLLFIALNALVEMAMNNDKSE; from the exons GCAGCATGAGACAAAAATGAGCCAACTGAGAGAAACCTTGAGAAAAATGACTGATGAAAATAACGAACTGAGGTCATCGCTTAACTCTCTGAGGGAAAATAACGAATTGCTAAAAACCCAG CATGAGACAAAAATGAGCCAACTGAGAGAAACCTTGAGAAAAATGACTGATGAAAATAACGAACTGAGGTCATCGCTTAACTCTCTGAGGGAAAATAACGAATTGCTAAAAACCCAG CATGAGACAAAAATGAGCCAACTGAGAGAAACCTTGAGAAAAATGACTGATGAAAATAACGAACTGAGGTCATCGCTTAACTCTCTGAGGGAAAATAACGAATTGCTAAAAACCCAG CATGAGACAAAAATGAGCCAACTGAGAGAAACCTTGAGAAAAATGACTGATGAAAATAACGAACTGAGGTCATCGCTTAACTCTCTGAGGGAAAATAACGAATTGCTAAAAACCCAG CATGAGACAAAAATGAGCCAACTGAGAGAAACCTTGAGAAAAATGACTGATGAAAATAACGAACTGAGGTCATCGCTTAACTCTCTGAGGGAAAATAACGAATTGCTAAAAACCCAG CATGAGACAAAAATGAGCCAACTGAGAGAAACCTTGAGAAAAATGACTGATGAAAATAACGAACTGAGGTCATCGCTTAACTCTCTGAGGGAAAATAACGAATTGCTAAAAACCCAG CAGCATGGGACAAAAAGGAGCCAACTGAGACAACCCTTTAGAAAAATGACTGATGAAAATAACGAACTGAGGTCATCGCTTAACTCTCTGAGGGAAAATAACGAATTGCTAAAAACCCA GCAGCATGAGACAAAAATGAGCCAACTGAGAGAAACCTTGAGAAAAATGACTGATGAAAATAA GCAGCATGAGACAAAAATGAGCCAACTGAGAGAAACCTTGAGAAAAATGACTGATGAAAATAACGAACTGAGGTCATCGCTTAACTCTCTGAGGGAAAATAACGAATTGCTAAAAACCCAG CATGAGACAAAAATGAGCCAACTGAGAGAAACCTTGAGAAAAATGACTGATGAAAATAACGAACTGAGGTCATCGCTTAACTCTCTGAGGGAAAATAACGAATTGCTAAAAACCCAG TTACTACGGATTTCAAAAGTTTACGACCCCTTAACTATTCTTATGGACTGGATCTCAGACCAACACCTTAGCAAAATAGAAATacaagaagagagagagggcAGTGAGAAACCTCAGTGTGCTAAAGAAAACTACACTCTAGAAAATTGTATGAAG cttttgccTATGGTCACTGGACAGCTCCAGTGGATGCCATTTGTGGATCCTAAACTACATATGTCTGTGATTCAATTTATCTACTGGTCTCTAAGGCAGATAGACACTGGTAGTCAG GATGCAAGCATGACAGCAACAATGGAGAGACTTGCAGAAGTTATTCTCAAAGGCGCAGTACAAAAGGGAAGCATGCAAAAATGGACTAAAAAGTCTACACGGAGTAAACCAAAAGCTgcacatttctttaaaagctcCTCTATGCCTTTGAGGTTTCTGTCAACTTTAGTTGTGCTTAGAACAGCAAAACGAA TGGATTACCTGACTCAGGCATTTCGTTCCCTTTGCGTGGACTTGAAGACAGATGAAGGAAAGATCTTATTTTTGCAATACCGATGTGTGCCTATCATACTAAGCCACTTAACTATATCcaaaaaatgtctcctttttATTGCACTTAATGCATTAGTTGAGATGGCCATGAACAACGATAAAAGTgagtaa
- the LOC137848773 gene encoding coiled-coil domain-containing protein 138-like isoform X18, which produces MKKQHETKMSQLRETLRKMTDENNELRSSLNSLRENNELLKTQHETKMSQLRETLRKMTDENKQHETKMSQLRETLRKMTDENNELRSSLNSLRENNELLKTQHETKMSQLRETLRKMTDENNELRSSLNSLRENNELLKTQHETKMSQLRETLRKMTDENNELRSSLNSLRENNELLKTQHETKMSQLRETLRKMTDENNELRSSLNSLRENNELLKTQHETKMSQLRETLRKMTDENNELRSSLNSLRENNELLKTQHETKMSQLRETLRKMTDENNELRSSLNSLRENNELLKTQQHGTKRSQLRQPFRKMTDENNELRSSLNSLRENNELLKTQQHETKMSQLRETLRKMTDENKQHETKMSQLRETLRKMTDENNELRSSLNSLRENNELLKTQHETKMSQLRETLRKMTDENNELRSSLNSLRENNELLKTQLLRISKVYDPLTILMDWISDQHLSKIEIQEEREGSEKPQCAKENYTLENCMKLLPMVTGQLQWMPFVDPKLHMSVIQFIYWSLRQIDTGSQDASMTATMERLAEVILKGAVQKGSMQKWTKKSTRSKPKAAHFFKSSSMPLRFLSTLVVLRTAKRMDYLTQAFRSLCVDLKTDEGKILFLQYRCVPIILSHLTISKKCLLFIALNALVEMAMNNDKSE; this is translated from the exons GCAGCATGAGACAAAAATGAGCCAACTGAGAGAAACCTTGAGAAAAATGACTGATGAAAATAACGAACTGAGGTCATCGCTTAACTCTCTGAGGGAAAATAACGAATTGCTAAAAACCCAG CATGAGACAAAAATGAGCCAACTGAGAGAAACCTTGAGAAAAATGACTGATGAAAATAACGAACTGAGGTCATCGCTTAACTCTCTGAGGGAAAATAACGAATTGCTAAAAACCCAG CATGAGACAAAAATGAGCCAACTGAGAGAAACCTTGAGAAAAATGACTGATGAAAATAACGAACTGAGGTCATCGCTTAACTCTCTGAGGGAAAATAACGAATTGCTAAAAACCCAG CATGAGACAAAAATGAGCCAACTGAGAGAAACCTTGAGAAAAATGACTGATGAAAATAACGAACTGAGGTCATCGCTTAACTCTCTGAGGGAAAATAACGAATTGCTAAAAACCCAG CATGAGACAAAAATGAGCCAACTGAGAGAAACCTTGAGAAAAATGACTGATGAAAATAACGAACTGAGGTCATCGCTTAACTCTCTGAGGGAAAATAACGAATTGCTAAAAACCCAG CATGAGACAAAAATGAGCCAACTGAGAGAAACCTTGAGAAAAATGACTGATGAAAATAACGAACTGAGGTCATCGCTTAACTCTCTGAGGGAAAATAACGAATTGCTAAAAACCCAG CAGCATGGGACAAAAAGGAGCCAACTGAGACAACCCTTTAGAAAAATGACTGATGAAAATAACGAACTGAGGTCATCGCTTAACTCTCTGAGGGAAAATAACGAATTGCTAAAAACCCA GCAGCATGAGACAAAAATGAGCCAACTGAGAGAAACCTTGAGAAAAATGACTGATGAAAATAA GCAGCATGAGACAAAAATGAGCCAACTGAGAGAAACCTTGAGAAAAATGACTGATGAAAATAACGAACTGAGGTCATCGCTTAACTCTCTGAGGGAAAATAACGAATTGCTAAAAACCCAG CATGAGACAAAAATGAGCCAACTGAGAGAAACCTTGAGAAAAATGACTGATGAAAATAACGAACTGAGGTCATCGCTTAACTCTCTGAGGGAAAATAACGAATTGCTAAAAACCCAG TTACTACGGATTTCAAAAGTTTACGACCCCTTAACTATTCTTATGGACTGGATCTCAGACCAACACCTTAGCAAAATAGAAATacaagaagagagagagggcAGTGAGAAACCTCAGTGTGCTAAAGAAAACTACACTCTAGAAAATTGTATGAAG cttttgccTATGGTCACTGGACAGCTCCAGTGGATGCCATTTGTGGATCCTAAACTACATATGTCTGTGATTCAATTTATCTACTGGTCTCTAAGGCAGATAGACACTGGTAGTCAG GATGCAAGCATGACAGCAACAATGGAGAGACTTGCAGAAGTTATTCTCAAAGGCGCAGTACAAAAGGGAAGCATGCAAAAATGGACTAAAAAGTCTACACGGAGTAAACCAAAAGCTgcacatttctttaaaagctcCTCTATGCCTTTGAGGTTTCTGTCAACTTTAGTTGTGCTTAGAACAGCAAAACGAA TGGATTACCTGACTCAGGCATTTCGTTCCCTTTGCGTGGACTTGAAGACAGATGAAGGAAAGATCTTATTTTTGCAATACCGATGTGTGCCTATCATACTAAGCCACTTAACTATATCcaaaaaatgtctcctttttATTGCACTTAATGCATTAGTTGAGATGGCCATGAACAACGATAAAAGTgagtaa
- the LOC137848773 gene encoding coiled-coil domain-containing protein 138-like isoform X31, which produces MKKQHGTKRSQLRQPFRKMTDENKQHETKMSQLRETLRKMTDENKQHETKMSQLRETLRKMTDENNELRSSLNSLRENNELLKTQHETKMSQLRETLRKMTDENNELRSSLNSLRENNELLKTQLLRISKVYDPLTILMDWISDQHLSKIEIQEEREGSEKPQCAKENYTLENCMKLLPMVTGQLQWMPFVDPKLHMSVIQFIYWSLRQIDTGSQDASMTATMERLAEVILKGAVQKGSMQKWTKKSTRSKPKAAHFFKSSSMPLRFLSTLVVLRTAKRMDYLTQAFRSLCVDLKTDEGKILFLQYRCVPIILSHLTISKKCLLFIALNALVEMAMNNDKSE; this is translated from the exons CAGCATGGGACAAAAAGGAGCCAACTGAGACAACCCTTTAGAAAAATGACTGATGAAAATAA GCAGCATGAGACAAAAATGAGCCAACTGAGAGAAACCTTGAGAAAAATGACTGATGAAAATAA GCAGCATGAGACAAAAATGAGCCAACTGAGAGAAACCTTGAGAAAAATGACTGATGAAAATAACGAACTGAGGTCATCGCTTAACTCTCTGAGGGAAAATAACGAATTGCTAAAAACCCAG CATGAGACAAAAATGAGCCAACTGAGAGAAACCTTGAGAAAAATGACTGATGAAAATAACGAACTGAGGTCATCGCTTAACTCTCTGAGGGAAAATAACGAATTGCTAAAAACCCAG TTACTACGGATTTCAAAAGTTTACGACCCCTTAACTATTCTTATGGACTGGATCTCAGACCAACACCTTAGCAAAATAGAAATacaagaagagagagagggcAGTGAGAAACCTCAGTGTGCTAAAGAAAACTACACTCTAGAAAATTGTATGAAG cttttgccTATGGTCACTGGACAGCTCCAGTGGATGCCATTTGTGGATCCTAAACTACATATGTCTGTGATTCAATTTATCTACTGGTCTCTAAGGCAGATAGACACTGGTAGTCAG GATGCAAGCATGACAGCAACAATGGAGAGACTTGCAGAAGTTATTCTCAAAGGCGCAGTACAAAAGGGAAGCATGCAAAAATGGACTAAAAAGTCTACACGGAGTAAACCAAAAGCTgcacatttctttaaaagctcCTCTATGCCTTTGAGGTTTCTGTCAACTTTAGTTGTGCTTAGAACAGCAAAACGAA TGGATTACCTGACTCAGGCATTTCGTTCCCTTTGCGTGGACTTGAAGACAGATGAAGGAAAGATCTTATTTTTGCAATACCGATGTGTGCCTATCATACTAAGCCACTTAACTATATCcaaaaaatgtctcctttttATTGCACTTAATGCATTAGTTGAGATGGCCATGAACAACGATAAAAGTgagtaa
- the LOC137848773 gene encoding coiled-coil domain-containing protein 138-like isoform X17 gives MKKQHETKMSQLRETLRKMTDENNELRSSLNSLRENNELLKTQQHETKMSQLRETLRKMTDENKQHETKMSQLRETLRKMTDENNELRSSLNSLRENNELLKTQHETKMSQLRETLRKMTDENNELRSSLNSLRENNELLKTQHETKMSQLRETLRKMTDENNELRSSLNSLRENNELLKTQHETKMSQLRETLRKMTDENNELRSSLNSLRENNELLKTQHETKMSQLRETLRKMTDENNELRSSLNSLRENNELLKTQHETKMSQLRETLRKMTDENNELRSSLNSLRENNELLKTQQHGTKRSQLRQPFRKMTDENNELRSSLNSLRENNELLKTQQHETKMSQLRETLRKMTDENKQHETKMSQLRETLRKMTDENNELRSSLNSLRENNELLKTQHETKMSQLRETLRKMTDENNELRSSLNSLRENNELLKTQLLRISKVYDPLTILMDWISDQHLSKIEIQEEREGSEKPQCAKENYTLENCMKLLPMVTGQLQWMPFVDPKLHMSVIQFIYWSLRQIDTGSQDASMTATMERLAEVILKGAVQKGSMQKWTKKSTRSKPKAAHFFKSSSMPLRFLSTLVVLRTAKRMDYLTQAFRSLCVDLKTDEGKILFLQYRCVPIILSHLTISKKCLLFIALNALVEMAMNNDKSE, from the exons GCAGCATGAGACAAAAATGAGCCAACTGAGAGAAACCTTGAGAAAAATGACTGATGAAAATAACGAACTGAGGTCATCGCTTAACTCTCTGAGGGAAAATAACGAATTGCTAAAAACCCAG CATGAGACAAAAATGAGCCAACTGAGAGAAACCTTGAGAAAAATGACTGATGAAAATAACGAACTGAGGTCATCGCTTAACTCTCTGAGGGAAAATAACGAATTGCTAAAAACCCAG CATGAGACAAAAATGAGCCAACTGAGAGAAACCTTGAGAAAAATGACTGATGAAAATAACGAACTGAGGTCATCGCTTAACTCTCTGAGGGAAAATAACGAATTGCTAAAAACCCAG CATGAGACAAAAATGAGCCAACTGAGAGAAACCTTGAGAAAAATGACTGATGAAAATAACGAACTGAGGTCATCGCTTAACTCTCTGAGGGAAAATAACGAATTGCTAAAAACCCAG CATGAGACAAAAATGAGCCAACTGAGAGAAACCTTGAGAAAAATGACTGATGAAAATAACGAACTGAGGTCATCGCTTAACTCTCTGAGGGAAAATAACGAATTGCTAAAAACCCAG CATGAGACAAAAATGAGCCAACTGAGAGAAACCTTGAGAAAAATGACTGATGAAAATAACGAACTGAGGTCATCGCTTAACTCTCTGAGGGAAAATAACGAATTGCTAAAAACCCAG CAGCATGGGACAAAAAGGAGCCAACTGAGACAACCCTTTAGAAAAATGACTGATGAAAATAACGAACTGAGGTCATCGCTTAACTCTCTGAGGGAAAATAACGAATTGCTAAAAACCCA GCAGCATGAGACAAAAATGAGCCAACTGAGAGAAACCTTGAGAAAAATGACTGATGAAAATAA GCAGCATGAGACAAAAATGAGCCAACTGAGAGAAACCTTGAGAAAAATGACTGATGAAAATAACGAACTGAGGTCATCGCTTAACTCTCTGAGGGAAAATAACGAATTGCTAAAAACCCAG CATGAGACAAAAATGAGCCAACTGAGAGAAACCTTGAGAAAAATGACTGATGAAAATAACGAACTGAGGTCATCGCTTAACTCTCTGAGGGAAAATAACGAATTGCTAAAAACCCAG TTACTACGGATTTCAAAAGTTTACGACCCCTTAACTATTCTTATGGACTGGATCTCAGACCAACACCTTAGCAAAATAGAAATacaagaagagagagagggcAGTGAGAAACCTCAGTGTGCTAAAGAAAACTACACTCTAGAAAATTGTATGAAG cttttgccTATGGTCACTGGACAGCTCCAGTGGATGCCATTTGTGGATCCTAAACTACATATGTCTGTGATTCAATTTATCTACTGGTCTCTAAGGCAGATAGACACTGGTAGTCAG GATGCAAGCATGACAGCAACAATGGAGAGACTTGCAGAAGTTATTCTCAAAGGCGCAGTACAAAAGGGAAGCATGCAAAAATGGACTAAAAAGTCTACACGGAGTAAACCAAAAGCTgcacatttctttaaaagctcCTCTATGCCTTTGAGGTTTCTGTCAACTTTAGTTGTGCTTAGAACAGCAAAACGAA TGGATTACCTGACTCAGGCATTTCGTTCCCTTTGCGTGGACTTGAAGACAGATGAAGGAAAGATCTTATTTTTGCAATACCGATGTGTGCCTATCATACTAAGCCACTTAACTATATCcaaaaaatgtctcctttttATTGCACTTAATGCATTAGTTGAGATGGCCATGAACAACGATAAAAGTgagtaa